A window from Nitrospira sp. ND1 encodes these proteins:
- the rplB gene encoding 50S ribosomal protein L2 yields the protein MALKVYKPTTPGRRGMTAIQGEKLTKKKPEKSLTGFHLRTGGRNNDGRQTIRFRGGGHKRLYRQIDFRRDKAGIPAKVASIEYDPNRSSRIALLHYADGEKRYILAPVGLSVNDEVQSGVGAEVRPGNALPLVNIPLGTTIHNIELKPGKGGQLIRSAGGSAQVMGRDGAYVQIRLKSGEMRKVLSTCMATVGQVGNVDHENVVVGKAGRARWKGKRPHVRGVVMNPVDHPHGGGEGKSGQGNPHPVSPWGTPAKGYKTRKNKATDKFIISRRKK from the coding sequence ATGGCATTAAAAGTTTATAAACCGACGACACCTGGTCGGCGTGGCATGACCGCTATCCAGGGAGAGAAGCTGACTAAGAAGAAGCCTGAGAAGTCATTGACCGGCTTCCATCTCCGGACGGGCGGGCGTAACAATGACGGACGCCAAACCATTCGATTTCGTGGGGGTGGGCATAAGCGACTTTATCGTCAGATCGATTTTCGTCGGGATAAGGCAGGTATTCCAGCTAAGGTCGCGTCTATTGAATACGATCCCAATCGATCATCAAGAATTGCCTTGCTGCACTATGCGGATGGTGAGAAGCGTTACATTCTTGCTCCCGTAGGATTGTCCGTCAATGATGAGGTGCAGTCCGGTGTCGGCGCCGAGGTTCGGCCGGGGAATGCGTTGCCGCTCGTGAATATTCCCCTTGGTACTACGATTCACAACATTGAACTGAAGCCTGGCAAGGGTGGTCAGTTGATCCGCAGCGCCGGGGGATCTGCTCAAGTTATGGGGCGTGATGGGGCCTACGTTCAGATTCGTCTGAAGTCCGGCGAGATGCGCAAGGTCCTGTCGACTTGCATGGCTACGGTTGGTCAGGTCGGTAACGTTGATCATGAAAACGTTGTTGTCGGTAAGGCTGGTCGTGCACGGTGGAAGGGTAAGCGTCCCCACGTTCGAGGTGTGGTTATGAACCCTGTCGACCACCCGCATGGTGGTGGAGAAGGAAAGTCAGGGCAGGGCAATCCTCACCCTGTGTCTCCCTGGGGTACGCCAGCTAAGGGCTATAAGACCCGCAAGAACAAGGCGACCGATAAGTTCATCATCTCGCGTAGGAAGAAGTAG
- a CDS encoding 50S ribosomal protein L23 has translation MKGDLHQVLIQPLLTEKITALREQGNTVGFLVHPDANKIQIRQAVESLLKVKVSRVNVVNIRGKVKRLGRFVGKRSDWKKAFVTLKEGEKLELFESV, from the coding sequence ATGAAGGGCGACCTCCATCAAGTATTAATACAGCCGTTGTTGACTGAAAAGATTACGGCCTTGCGTGAGCAAGGTAATACGGTTGGGTTTCTGGTGCATCCTGATGCGAATAAGATTCAGATCAGGCAGGCCGTTGAATCGCTTTTAAAGGTCAAGGTCTCCCGCGTGAACGTGGTCAATATTCGCGGCAAGGTGAAGCGACTCGGTCGATTTGTTGGAAAGCGCTCTGATTGGAAGAAAGCATTTGTCACGTTGAAAGAAGGCGAGAAGCTGGAGCTATTCGAAAGCGTTTAG
- the rpsQ gene encoding 30S ribosomal protein S17 — protein sequence MKEGQQHRREWYGNVVSNKMNKTVVVAVERSVIHPIYKKVLRRVTKLKAHDEGNVCKVGDRVQLSETRPISKDKHWRVVRVMVKGQPEK from the coding sequence ATGAAGGAAGGCCAACAACATCGACGTGAATGGTATGGCAACGTCGTCAGCAACAAGATGAATAAGACGGTGGTCGTTGCCGTGGAGCGCTCGGTAATTCATCCCATCTACAAGAAGGTTCTTCGCCGGGTGACAAAGCTTAAGGCGCACGATGAAGGTAACGTGTGCAAAGTAGGGGATCGGGTACAGCTCAGTGAGACACGTCCCATCAGCAAAGATAAGCATTGGCGTGTGGTACGCGTCATGGTCAAGGGGCAACCTGAAAAGTAA
- the rplC gene encoding 50S ribosomal protein L3 has translation MTNGLLGKKLGMTQVYDESVLAPVTVIEAGPCRVVSVKTKERDGYEAVQLSFGEVKEQRLSQGELGHLKKHQAPPSRWLREFPKVGDATVGQTIKVDMFKKGDWVDVVGVSKGKGFQGVVRRHNYAGGPETHGSMFHRAPGSIGASSYPSRVWKNKALPGHMGDERVTVQRLKVVDARPDENLLFVRGAVPGGVNGLLIVRKSKKS, from the coding sequence ATGACAAACGGATTATTGGGAAAAAAGTTGGGGATGACCCAAGTTTATGACGAGAGTGTGTTGGCTCCGGTCACGGTGATCGAGGCAGGCCCTTGCCGCGTCGTTTCAGTTAAGACGAAAGAGCGTGACGGCTACGAGGCTGTGCAGCTGTCTTTCGGCGAAGTCAAGGAGCAGAGGTTGTCGCAGGGCGAGCTCGGTCATCTGAAAAAGCATCAAGCTCCTCCGAGTCGTTGGTTGCGCGAGTTTCCGAAAGTCGGGGATGCGACTGTCGGCCAGACGATTAAGGTCGATATGTTTAAAAAAGGTGATTGGGTTGATGTGGTCGGTGTCTCTAAAGGTAAGGGATTCCAGGGGGTGGTTCGGCGCCACAACTATGCGGGTGGCCCTGAAACGCACGGTTCTATGTTCCACCGCGCGCCAGGATCCATCGGCGCCAGTTCGTATCCGTCCCGTGTTTGGAAAAATAAGGCCCTGCCTGGGCATATGGGGGATGAGCGCGTCACGGTTCAGCGACTAAAGGTGGTCGACGCCCGTCCAGATGAAAACCTGTTGTTCGTCCGCGGAGCAGTCCCTGGTGGTGTGAATGGATTGCTTATTGTGCGGAAATCGAAAAAGAGTTGA
- the rpsS gene encoding 30S ribosomal protein S19 produces the protein MPRSITKGPFVDDHLMKKVEQMNQTKDRKLIKTWSRRSTVVPDMIGHTFAVHNGKKFIPVFVTENMVGHKLGEFAPTRFFKGHGQAKTEKAVALK, from the coding sequence ATGCCTCGTTCAATTACCAAGGGTCCATTCGTTGACGATCATCTGATGAAAAAAGTTGAGCAGATGAATCAGACGAAGGATCGGAAGCTGATTAAAACCTGGTCGCGTCGTTCTACGGTTGTGCCGGATATGATTGGGCACACGTTTGCCGTGCACAATGGGAAGAAGTTTATTCCCGTCTTCGTCACAGAAAACATGGTTGGCCATAAGCTCGGTGAATTTGCTCCTACCCGGTTTTTTAAAGGGCATGGGCAGGCAAAGACCGAAAAAGCAGTGGCTCTTAAGTAA
- the rplE gene encoding 50S ribosomal protein L5: protein MAKVEKGKSGKGATPKSPAKKEAAVPEISQDSGNEHQFAPRLRETYREQVVPALMKEFSYGNLMQVPRLERIVLNVGMGEAIQNVKLLESASNELGIITGQKPVTTRAKKAIAGFKLRQGMPIGAKVTLRSRRMWEFLDRLISLALPRIRDFRGISPKAFDGRGNYTLGLKEQLIFPEIEYDSVASIHGMDITIVTTARTNDEGKALLKHLGMPFRA from the coding sequence ATGGCAAAAGTAGAGAAGGGTAAAAGCGGCAAAGGAGCTACTCCAAAGTCGCCAGCAAAGAAGGAAGCGGCCGTTCCTGAGATCTCTCAGGACTCCGGCAATGAGCATCAGTTCGCGCCGCGACTCAGGGAGACTTATCGGGAACAGGTGGTTCCGGCTCTCATGAAAGAGTTCAGCTACGGAAATTTGATGCAGGTTCCAAGGCTTGAAAGAATTGTCTTGAACGTGGGTATGGGTGAGGCGATTCAGAACGTCAAGTTACTTGAGAGTGCGTCGAATGAGCTCGGGATCATCACCGGTCAAAAGCCTGTCACTACAAGAGCGAAAAAGGCGATCGCCGGTTTTAAGTTGAGGCAAGGCATGCCCATCGGTGCGAAGGTTACGCTCAGAAGCCGACGCATGTGGGAGTTCCTCGACCGTTTAATTTCTCTCGCGCTCCCACGAATCCGTGACTTTCGTGGCATATCCCCCAAGGCATTTGATGGCCGTGGCAACTATACGCTCGGCTTAAAAGAGCAATTGATTTTCCCAGAGATTGAGTACGATAGTGTCGCCTCCATCCACGGTATGGATATCACCATTGTCACTACCGCGAGAACGAATGACGAGGGCAAGGCGTTGCTCAAGCACTTGGGAATGCCGTTTCGGGCCTAG
- the fusA gene encoding elongation factor G has product MARQTPLERTRNIGIMAHIDAGKTTTTERILYYTGMTHKMGEVHEGAATMDWMEQERERGITITAAATTCFWREHRINIIDTPGHVDFTIEVERSLRVLDGAVAAFDSVQGVEPQSETVWRQADKYEVPRIAFMNKMDRIGADFYASVQSIIDRLGANPVPIQIPIGREAEFRGSVDLISMKGYFYDDETLGAKYKIGEIPADMVDQANEYRQKMLDAVAEFDDQVMEKYINGQPLSEEEVRRVVRAGTIAMKVVPVLCGSAFKNKGVQQLLDGVVDFLPSPVDIPPVIGVDPNTSKEVERRPSDSEPFSALAFKIMTDPFAGQLTFFRVYSGTLKTGTPVLNVTKGTKDRVGRLLKMHANKREEIDIVYAGDIAAAVGLKNATTGDTLADEKQPVLLEIMKFPEPVIAMAIEPKTKPDQEKMGFALQKLAQEDPSFRVRTDEETAQTIIAGMGELHLEIIVDRLMREFKVEANVGKPEVAFRETIRRKAEAESKYIKQTGGRGQYGHVVMTVEPSESGKGLEFINKTVGGSIPKEYIPAIEKGVKERMETGVVAGFPLRDVKVTVIDGSYHDVDSNEMAFKIAASMGFADACKKADPVLLEPIMKVEVLVPQDFMGDVIGNLNGRRGKVQGMKVRAGAQAIEATVPLMEMFGYATDLRSRTQGRATYSMEFDRYDQVPRQIAEAITAKHRGE; this is encoded by the coding sequence GTGGCTAGGCAGACACCGTTAGAGCGAACAAGAAATATCGGCATCATGGCGCACATTGATGCCGGCAAGACTACGACTACAGAGCGAATTCTCTACTATACGGGAATGACGCATAAGATGGGCGAGGTTCATGAGGGCGCCGCCACCATGGATTGGATGGAGCAGGAGCGTGAGCGTGGTATTACGATCACGGCTGCTGCTACGACGTGTTTCTGGCGTGAACACCGTATCAATATTATCGATACGCCTGGTCACGTAGACTTTACGATCGAGGTCGAGCGGTCCCTGCGTGTACTGGATGGTGCGGTCGCCGCTTTTGACTCCGTTCAGGGTGTCGAGCCTCAGTCTGAAACCGTCTGGCGTCAAGCTGATAAGTACGAAGTCCCGCGTATCGCTTTCATGAATAAGATGGATCGAATTGGCGCGGACTTTTATGCCAGTGTTCAGTCGATTATCGATCGGCTGGGTGCCAATCCCGTGCCCATTCAGATTCCGATTGGGCGGGAAGCTGAGTTTCGCGGGTCTGTCGATCTCATTTCGATGAAGGGCTATTTTTACGACGACGAGACGCTGGGCGCCAAGTATAAGATCGGTGAGATTCCTGCTGATATGGTCGATCAGGCCAATGAGTATCGTCAGAAGATGCTCGATGCAGTGGCTGAGTTCGACGATCAAGTGATGGAGAAGTATATCAACGGTCAGCCCTTGAGCGAGGAGGAGGTGCGGCGGGTCGTTCGCGCCGGGACTATCGCCATGAAGGTGGTGCCTGTCTTGTGCGGATCCGCATTTAAGAATAAGGGCGTTCAGCAACTTCTGGATGGCGTCGTTGATTTCCTTCCCTCTCCGGTGGATATTCCTCCTGTGATTGGCGTCGATCCCAATACTTCGAAGGAAGTCGAAAGGCGTCCCTCTGATTCCGAGCCGTTTTCGGCTTTGGCCTTCAAGATCATGACGGATCCGTTCGCTGGTCAGCTCACATTTTTCCGTGTCTACTCGGGCACGTTGAAGACCGGTACGCCGGTCCTGAATGTGACCAAAGGAACAAAGGATCGTGTTGGTCGTCTGTTGAAGATGCACGCCAACAAGCGTGAAGAGATCGATATCGTCTACGCCGGTGATATTGCCGCTGCGGTTGGTCTTAAGAATGCTACTACCGGTGATACGCTGGCCGATGAGAAGCAGCCTGTGCTGCTCGAAATTATGAAGTTCCCTGAGCCGGTTATTGCTATGGCGATTGAGCCAAAAACCAAGCCGGACCAGGAAAAGATGGGGTTCGCCTTGCAGAAGTTGGCGCAGGAAGATCCTTCGTTCCGGGTGCGGACCGATGAGGAGACTGCCCAGACGATTATCGCCGGTATGGGTGAGTTGCATCTCGAGATCATTGTTGATCGGCTGATGCGTGAATTTAAGGTTGAGGCCAATGTCGGCAAGCCTGAAGTCGCGTTTCGGGAAACCATCCGTCGAAAGGCTGAGGCGGAGTCAAAGTACATCAAGCAGACTGGTGGTCGTGGCCAGTACGGTCACGTGGTTATGACCGTAGAGCCTTCGGAGTCCGGTAAGGGGCTGGAGTTTATTAATAAGACTGTTGGTGGGTCCATTCCGAAGGAATATATTCCCGCCATTGAAAAAGGTGTCAAGGAGCGCATGGAGACCGGCGTCGTGGCTGGGTTCCCGTTGCGCGATGTCAAGGTCACCGTCATTGATGGCTCCTATCACGATGTCGACTCGAATGAAATGGCGTTTAAGATCGCCGCCTCGATGGGATTTGCTGACGCCTGCAAAAAGGCTGATCCAGTCTTGCTTGAGCCGATCATGAAAGTTGAGGTGCTCGTGCCTCAAGATTTCATGGGTGATGTCATTGGTAACTTGAACGGTCGCAGAGGGAAGGTTCAGGGCATGAAAGTGCGCGCCGGTGCTCAGGCTATCGAGGCAACCGTGCCGCTCATGGAAATGTTCGGCTATGCGACCGATTTGCGTTCCAGAACGCAGGGGCGCGCAACATACAGCATGGAATTCGACCGCTACGACCAGGTGCCGCGTCAAATTGCGGAAGCAATTACCGCAAAGCATCGGGGTGAGTAA
- the rplD gene encoding 50S ribosomal protein L4, with product MPIVDVVDSKKKKVGTVDLPSEVFGCKPHVPLVHEAVVMQRACDRQGTASTLRRGEVSGSGKKPWKQKHTGRARAGSLRSPVWRHGGTVFGPKPRSYAFGMPRKKYRAALQSALSAKVLEGNVLVVSDLAINQAKTKLLANALSQLGISGTALLVVGDANSHLVQAGKNLSNVTVLRPEELNVYDVLRCHSLVIPQSEVNRVKEVWS from the coding sequence ATGCCGATCGTTGATGTTGTTGACTCGAAGAAGAAAAAAGTCGGTACAGTTGACTTGCCAAGCGAAGTATTCGGCTGCAAGCCGCATGTCCCGTTGGTGCATGAAGCCGTTGTGATGCAGCGTGCTTGTGATCGTCAGGGAACCGCTTCAACTTTGCGCAGGGGCGAGGTGAGTGGTTCTGGTAAGAAGCCGTGGAAGCAAAAGCATACCGGACGGGCTCGTGCTGGGTCTTTGCGCTCCCCTGTCTGGAGGCATGGAGGGACCGTTTTCGGTCCGAAGCCGAGAAGCTACGCGTTTGGCATGCCAAGAAAGAAATACCGTGCAGCGCTGCAGAGCGCCTTGTCGGCAAAAGTGCTGGAAGGGAATGTTCTTGTAGTGTCTGATTTAGCCATCAATCAAGCCAAGACGAAGTTGCTCGCCAACGCGCTGTCGCAACTCGGCATTTCAGGCACGGCATTGCTTGTTGTTGGTGACGCCAATTCGCATCTCGTCCAGGCAGGAAAGAACCTTTCGAATGTCACGGTCTTAAGGCCTGAAGAGCTGAATGTGTACGACGTCCTCCGATGCCACTCCCTGGTCATACCGCAAAGTGAAGTAAATCGGGTTAAGGAGGTGTGGTCATGA
- the rplV gene encoding 50S ribosomal protein L22, whose product MAEAKAILRFVRVTPRKARIVIDMIRGQQVPMALAMLRHTPKHAARVIEKLLRSAVANAEQKELGDSDEMWVSQAVVNCGPIYKRFRARSMGRANSIQKRTSHITIAVAAPGAAVNS is encoded by the coding sequence ATGGCAGAAGCAAAAGCAATATTACGTTTTGTGAGAGTGACGCCTAGGAAGGCGCGCATTGTCATCGACATGATTCGCGGGCAGCAGGTCCCGATGGCGTTGGCTATGCTCCGGCACACTCCGAAGCATGCCGCACGTGTCATTGAGAAGCTCCTTCGTTCCGCCGTCGCCAATGCGGAGCAGAAGGAATTGGGGGATAGTGACGAAATGTGGGTGTCTCAAGCCGTGGTGAACTGCGGCCCAATTTATAAGCGTTTTCGTGCGCGATCGATGGGCCGGGCCAATTCAATTCAGAAGCGCACCAGCCATATCACAATTGCGGTTGCTGCTCCTGGCGCCGCGGTGAATAGCTAG
- the rplN gene encoding 50S ribosomal protein L14, whose protein sequence is MIQNYTYMDVADNSGAKQVMCFHVLGGTRRRYGSLGDIVVVAVKEAIPQAGVKKGDVSRAVIVRTTKEVRRDDGSYIKFDRNACVLINAQGEPVGTRIFGPVARELRWKKFMKIISLAPEVL, encoded by the coding sequence ATGATTCAGAATTACACATACATGGATGTGGCCGATAATTCAGGCGCGAAGCAAGTCATGTGTTTTCATGTGCTTGGTGGGACCAGGCGTCGGTACGGATCGTTAGGCGACATTGTTGTCGTGGCCGTCAAGGAAGCGATTCCTCAGGCCGGTGTGAAGAAGGGTGATGTGAGTCGCGCAGTCATCGTCCGTACTACGAAGGAAGTGCGCCGTGACGACGGGTCTTACATCAAGTTTGACCGCAATGCCTGTGTGTTGATCAACGCGCAAGGGGAGCCTGTTGGTACCCGTATTTTCGGCCCAGTCGCTCGTGAGCTTCGCTGGAAGAAGTTTATGAAAATTATCTCGCTTGCGCCGGAAGTCTTGTAG
- the rpmC gene encoding 50S ribosomal protein L29 gives MDVKDLSGLSIDELAEKEKQLRHELFNFRFQLGIGRLENPMQVRSTKRDIARLKTVRRQLELLQTQADQPVGK, from the coding sequence ATGGATGTGAAAGATCTGAGCGGTCTCTCAATTGATGAGTTGGCCGAAAAAGAAAAGCAGTTGCGTCATGAACTGTTTAATTTCCGATTCCAGCTTGGGATCGGGCGGTTGGAGAACCCGATGCAAGTGCGGAGTACGAAGCGAGATATTGCTCGGCTCAAAACGGTCAGGCGCCAACTGGAATTGCTGCAGACACAAGCCGACCAACCGGTTGGTAAGTAG
- the rpsJ gene encoding 30S ribosomal protein S10: MKVDQRIRIRLRGFDYRVLDQSVVEIVETVRRSGARVVGPIPLPTRIEKFTVQRSTHVDKKSREQFEIRTHKRLLDIMEPTPETMDSLMKLNLAAGVDVEIKL, translated from the coding sequence GTGAAAGTCGATCAAAGAATTCGAATCAGGTTGCGCGGTTTTGATTATCGCGTGCTTGATCAATCGGTAGTCGAGATCGTTGAGACTGTGAGGCGTAGTGGTGCTCGGGTAGTCGGGCCCATTCCCTTGCCGACTCGAATTGAAAAGTTTACAGTGCAGCGCTCGACTCACGTTGATAAGAAGTCTCGTGAGCAATTTGAGATCCGCACTCACAAGCGGCTGTTAGATATTATGGAGCCGACGCCGGAAACGATGGACTCGCTCATGAAGTTGAATTTGGCGGCCGGTGTTGACGTGGAGATTAAGCTCTGA
- the rplX gene encoding 50S ribosomal protein L24: MARIKTKIRKGDTVVVVTGRERGKSGKVLSVDTINGKVLVEKLNMIKRHTKPNQKLRQGGILEREAPLAISNVMFLCPVAKKPTRLGVKRQEDGRRARLSKKSKEIVE, encoded by the coding sequence ATGGCACGAATCAAAACGAAAATTCGCAAGGGCGACACCGTCGTGGTGGTGACCGGGCGTGAGCGTGGCAAGTCAGGCAAGGTCTTGTCTGTGGACACTATAAACGGCAAGGTCTTGGTTGAAAAATTGAACATGATCAAGCGTCACACCAAGCCGAATCAAAAACTTCGTCAAGGTGGGATTCTTGAGCGCGAGGCCCCGCTTGCCATTTCCAATGTGATGTTTTTGTGTCCAGTTGCGAAGAAGCCAACTCGGTTGGGGGTCAAGCGCCAGGAAGATGGTCGGCGGGCCCGGCTGAGTAAGAAATCAAAAGAAATCGTCGAATAG
- the rpsG gene encoding 30S ribosomal protein S7, which translates to MPRGQFFGHREAQPDSKYRDKLVGKFLNVLMGGGKKSTAERICYGAFDLIQEKTNGGDPMKIFKSAIDNVKPVVEVKSRRVGGASYQVPVEIRPSRRVSLALRWITEYSRSRGGKSMQDRLAAELLDASNNTGASVKKREDVHRMAEANKAFAHYRW; encoded by the coding sequence ATGCCACGCGGACAATTTTTTGGTCATCGAGAGGCGCAGCCGGACTCTAAGTATCGCGATAAGCTTGTCGGGAAGTTTTTGAATGTCCTGATGGGCGGTGGAAAGAAGAGCACTGCTGAGCGGATCTGTTATGGGGCGTTTGATTTGATTCAGGAGAAAACCAATGGTGGTGATCCGATGAAGATTTTCAAGTCTGCCATTGATAACGTGAAGCCGGTAGTTGAGGTGAAGTCGCGTCGGGTTGGTGGTGCTTCTTATCAGGTTCCTGTTGAGATACGCCCGTCTCGTCGTGTTTCGCTGGCTCTGCGATGGATTACCGAATACTCCCGTTCGCGTGGCGGGAAAAGTATGCAGGATCGGCTTGCCGCTGAATTGTTGGATGCCTCCAATAATACCGGTGCGTCAGTGAAGAAGCGCGAGGATGTTCATCGGATGGCCGAAGCCAATAAGGCTTTTGCTCATTATCGTTGGTAG
- the tuf gene encoding elongation factor Tu — MAKAKFERRKPHVNIGTIGHVDHGKTTLTSALTKICADRGMAKFISYDEVAKASESQGRRDASKIMTIAISHVEYETDNRHYAHVDCPGHADYVKNMITGAAQMDGAILVVSAADGPMPQTREHILLARQVGVPYIVVFLNKADKVDDKELLELVELEVRELLTKYDFPGDKIPIVQGSALKAVEGDQGPLGVPSILKLLEAVDTYIPTPTRAIDKPFLMPIEDVFTISGRGTVVTGRCEKGIVKVGDEIEIVGLRPTQTTIVTGVEMFRKVLDEGQAGDNIGVLLRGTKKEDVERGMVLAKPKSITPHTKFKAEIYVLTKEEGGRHTPFFNGYRPQFYFRTTDVTGIVTLTPGVEMVMPGDNVTVTGELISPIAMDQGLRFAVREGGKTVGSGVVTEILA, encoded by the coding sequence ATGGCGAAGGCGAAGTTTGAGCGACGAAAGCCCCACGTGAACATCGGGACGATCGGGCACGTGGACCATGGCAAGACGACGCTGACGAGTGCGCTGACCAAGATCTGCGCGGATCGCGGGATGGCGAAATTCATCAGCTATGACGAAGTGGCGAAGGCGAGCGAGAGTCAGGGGCGTCGGGATGCCAGCAAGATCATGACGATCGCGATCAGCCACGTCGAGTACGAGACGGACAACCGGCACTATGCGCACGTTGACTGCCCGGGCCACGCGGATTATGTGAAGAACATGATCACCGGCGCCGCGCAGATGGACGGGGCGATCCTGGTGGTGAGTGCCGCCGACGGTCCCATGCCGCAGACGCGGGAGCACATTTTGTTGGCGCGCCAAGTCGGCGTCCCCTACATCGTGGTGTTTCTGAACAAGGCGGACAAGGTCGACGACAAGGAATTGTTGGAATTGGTCGAGCTCGAAGTGCGGGAGCTGCTGACGAAGTACGACTTCCCGGGCGATAAGATTCCGATCGTGCAGGGGTCGGCGCTGAAGGCGGTCGAGGGGGATCAGGGGCCGTTGGGCGTGCCGTCCATTCTGAAGTTGCTCGAAGCCGTCGATACCTACATTCCGACGCCGACCCGGGCCATTGATAAGCCGTTCCTGATGCCGATCGAGGACGTGTTTACGATCAGTGGGCGCGGCACGGTGGTGACGGGCCGGTGCGAGAAGGGGATCGTGAAGGTCGGCGACGAAATCGAAATCGTCGGCTTGCGGCCCACGCAGACGACCATCGTGACGGGCGTGGAAATGTTCCGCAAGGTGCTCGATGAGGGGCAAGCGGGCGATAACATCGGCGTCTTGTTGCGCGGCACGAAGAAAGAGGATGTGGAGCGGGGCATGGTGTTGGCCAAGCCGAAGAGCATCACGCCGCACACGAAATTCAAGGCCGAGATCTATGTGTTGACCAAGGAAGAGGGCGGACGTCATACGCCGTTCTTCAACGGCTACCGGCCGCAGTTCTACTTCCGGACGACCGACGTGACGGGGATCGTGACGTTAACGCCGGGCGTGGAGATGGTGATGCCGGGAGACAATGTGACGGTCACGGGCGAGTTGATCAGCCCGATCGCCATGGATCAGGGATTGCGGTTTGCGGTTCGAGAGGGCGGCAAGACCGTCGGCTCGGGCGTCGTCACGGAAATTTTAGCATAG
- the rplP gene encoding 50S ribosomal protein L16, with amino-acid sequence MLAPKKVKFRKMQKGRMRGKAYRGGAITLGEFGLKALEPGWVTSRQIEAARIAITRFVKRGGQVWTRIFPDKPITKKPAETRMGKGKGNPEYWVAVVKPGRIMYEMGGVAPDVAKQALKLAAYKLPIATKFVVRGEFQ; translated from the coding sequence GTGTTAGCGCCAAAGAAAGTTAAGTTCAGAAAAATGCAAAAGGGACGGATGCGGGGGAAGGCCTACCGCGGAGGAGCTATCACGCTTGGTGAGTTTGGCTTGAAGGCATTGGAGCCCGGTTGGGTCACTAGCCGCCAAATTGAGGCAGCGCGTATTGCTATCACTCGTTTCGTCAAGCGTGGTGGTCAGGTGTGGACAAGGATTTTCCCTGATAAACCAATTACCAAGAAGCCAGCAGAGACTCGCATGGGTAAAGGTAAGGGGAACCCTGAGTATTGGGTGGCCGTAGTCAAGCCAGGTCGGATCATGTATGAAATGGGTGGCGTGGCTCCCGATGTCGCTAAGCAGGCACTGAAGTTGGCTGCTTACAAGCTTCCTATCGCAACCAAATTCGTTGTCCGCGGTGAGTTTCAGTAA
- the rpsC gene encoding 30S ribosomal protein S3, which produces MGQKTHPIGYRIGYNYTWSSRWYADKDYARLLHQDIKIRKMVKAKLYHAGVAKVEIERSGDQTRVIIHTARPGIIIGRKGAEVDKLKAALEREYSGQAYITVKEIKKPELDAQLVSENVATQLEKRVAFRRAMKRSVQSALRLGAQGIKIMVAGRLGGAEIARTEWYREGRVPLHTLRAEVDYGFAEAHTTMGQIGVKTWIYKGELLPALQLKPDSALGRLG; this is translated from the coding sequence ATGGGTCAGAAGACACATCCAATTGGGTATCGCATCGGGTATAACTACACGTGGAGCTCCCGCTGGTACGCGGATAAGGACTATGCCAGGCTTTTGCATCAAGACATTAAGATCCGAAAGATGGTGAAAGCCAAGTTGTACCATGCTGGAGTCGCCAAAGTGGAAATTGAGCGCTCAGGCGACCAGACGAGGGTGATCATCCATACGGCTCGTCCAGGCATTATCATTGGGCGCAAAGGCGCCGAGGTTGACAAGCTCAAGGCCGCTCTGGAGAGGGAATACTCTGGTCAGGCGTACATCACGGTCAAAGAAATTAAGAAGCCTGAATTGGATGCGCAATTGGTTAGCGAGAATGTGGCGACCCAATTGGAGAAGCGCGTTGCATTTCGTCGCGCGATGAAGCGCAGTGTGCAGTCTGCTCTTCGTCTGGGGGCCCAAGGAATCAAGATCATGGTAGCGGGACGTTTGGGCGGTGCAGAAATCGCTCGAACCGAGTGGTATCGAGAAGGGCGTGTACCCCTTCATACCTTGCGTGCCGAGGTGGACTATGGTTTCGCCGAGGCGCATACCACGATGGGGCAGATTGGTGTGAAGACCTGGATCTACAAGGGTGAACTGTTGCCTGCCCTTCAACTGAAACCAGACTCGGCGCTAGGCCGGCTTGGCTGA